Proteins encoded in a region of the Globicephala melas chromosome 1, mGloMel1.2, whole genome shotgun sequence genome:
- the PRPF38A gene encoding pre-mRNA-splicing factor 38A, which translates to MANRTVKDAHSIHGTNPQYLVEKIIRTRIYESKYWKEECFGLTAELVVDKAMELRFVGGVYGGNIKPTPFLCLTLKMLQIQPEKDIIVEFIKNEDFKYVRMLGALYMRLTGTAIDCYKYLEPLYNDYRKIKSQNRNGEFELMHVDEFIDELLHSERVCDIILPRLQKRYVLEEAEQLEPRVSALEEDMDDVESSEEEEEEDEKLERVPSPDHRRRSYRDLDKPRRSPTLRYRRSRSRSPRRRSRSPKRRSPSPRRERHRSKSPRRHRSRSRDRRHRSRSKSPGHHRSHRHRSHSKSPERSKKSHKKSRRGNE; encoded by the exons ATGGCGAACCGTACTGTAAAAGATGCGCACAGCATCCACGGCACCAACCCTCAGTATCTGGTGGAGAAGATCATTCGGACGCGCATTTATGAGTCCAAATACTGGAAAGAGGAGTGCTTTGGCCTTACAG cTGAACTTGTTGTCGATAAAGCCATGGAGTTAAGATTTGTGGGTGGTGTCTATGGTGGCAACATAAAGCCAACTCCCTTTCTGTGTTTGACCTTGAAGATGCTTCAGATTCAACCTGAGAAGGATATCATTGTAGAGTTTATCAAAAATGAAGATTTCAA GTATGTCCGCATGTTGGGAGCACTTTACATGAGGTTGACAGGCACTGCAATTGATTGCTATAAGTACTTGGAGCCTCTATACAACGACTATAGAAAAATCAAGAGCCAGAACCGAAATGGAG agtttGAACTGATGCATGTGGATGAATTTATTGATGAACTACTGCACAGTGAGAGAGTCTGTGATATCATTCTGCCCCGGCTACAG AAACGCTATGTGCTAGAGGAAGCTGAGCAACTGGAGCCTCGGGTTAGTGCTCTAGAAGAAGACATGGATGACGTGGAGTCCAgcgaagaggaggaagaagaggatgagAAG TTGGAAAGAGTGCCGTCACCTGATCACCGCCGGAGAAGCTACCGAGACTTGGACAAGCCCCGGCGCTCTCCCACACTACGCTATCGGAGGAGTAGGAGTCGGTCTCCCAGAAG GCGGAGTCGGTCTCCCAAAAGAAGGAG CCCCTCCCCTCGCCGAGAAAGGCATCGGAGCAAGAGTCCAAGACGTCATCGCAGCAGGTCCCGAGATAGACGGCATAGATCCCGCTCCAAGTCTCCGG GTCATCACCGTAGTCACAGACACAGGAGCCACTCAAAGTCTCCTGAAAG ATCTAAGAAAAGCCACAAGAAGAGCCGGAGAGGGAATGAGTAA